A window from Brachionichthys hirsutus isolate HB-005 chromosome 4, CSIRO-AGI_Bhir_v1, whole genome shotgun sequence encodes these proteins:
- the tesca gene encoding tescalcin a: MGAAQTRSEHKYRDLSDRTGFSFEQIKNLHQRFQQLSGNEETIRKENLDSIPALANNPIKEQIVDAFFDKRNQHQEEVGSFEEIGFEQFLMVMSHFRPPTLKTTEEEKEALRKEKLRFLFNMHDTDNDGTITLDEYRKVVEELLSKSGAIGLEAAKAIADAAMLEVASTNVPHMAPEDFYEGITFEHFEQILKGLEMESRMHIRFLDVDTTTVRCGISTP; encoded by the exons ATGGGTGCTGCGCAGACGCGCTCCGAGCACAAGTACCGGGACTTGTCGGACAGAACTGGAT TTTCATTCGAGCAAATAAAAAATCTCCACCAAAGGTTCCAGCAGCTGAGCGGAAATGAAGAGACGATAAG gaaagaaaacctggacaGCATACCAGCGCTGGCAAATAATCCCATCAAAGAGCAAATAGTTGACGCCTTCTTTGATAAAAG GAACCAGCACCAGGAGGAAGTGGGGAGCTTTGAGGAGATCGGCTTCGAGCAGTTTCTCATGGTGATGTCCCACTTCCGTCCTCCAACCCTGAAGacgacggaggaggagaaggaagccttgagaaaagaaaagctgcgaT TTCTGTTCAACATGCACGACACAGATAACGATGGCACCATCACCCTGGACGAGTACAGGAAg GTAGTGGAGGAGCTTCTGTCCAAAAGCGGCGCCATCGGGCTGGAAGCTGCCAAGGCGATAGCAGATGCTGCCATGCTGGAAGTGGCGAGCACAAATGTGCCCCACATG GCCCCAGAGGATTTCTATGAAGGAATTACATTTGAGCATTTTGAACAG ATTCTAAAAGGACTTGAAATGGAGTCCAGGATGCACATTCGCTTTTTGGATGTAGATACCACAACAGTGCGCTGTGGGATATCAACCCCTTGA